In one Aeromicrobium wangtongii genomic region, the following are encoded:
- the cofC gene encoding 2-phospho-L-lactate guanylyltransferase, with product MTGWTAVVPVKPWGLAKSRLDLPDDDRMRLARAFSLDVLDVVLAAASVDRVVVVTAEAELGAIARRRGAAVLTDRPMLARGLLNRAVDAGRQWAKINAAGAPIVVVPGDLAALDAGVLDATLGLLAQQERAFVPDASGMGTTLLAAARPELLIPAYGERSAMHHSDAGYRAVPQVDKRCRRDVDTAADLAEARALGVGPHTIAALEQMTSAIREGRDRMRMPAG from the coding sequence ATGACCGGCTGGACCGCCGTCGTCCCGGTCAAGCCGTGGGGGCTGGCCAAGAGCCGGCTCGACCTGCCCGACGACGACCGGATGCGGCTGGCGCGCGCCTTCTCGCTGGACGTCCTGGACGTCGTGCTGGCCGCCGCGTCCGTCGACCGGGTGGTGGTCGTGACCGCCGAGGCCGAGCTCGGCGCGATCGCCCGGCGCCGTGGCGCGGCCGTCCTGACCGACCGGCCGATGTTGGCCCGTGGCCTGCTGAACCGGGCCGTCGACGCCGGACGCCAGTGGGCCAAGATCAACGCAGCCGGCGCCCCGATCGTGGTCGTGCCGGGCGATCTCGCCGCGCTGGACGCCGGCGTCCTCGACGCCACGCTCGGGCTCCTCGCCCAGCAGGAGCGCGCCTTCGTCCCGGACGCCTCGGGGATGGGGACGACGCTGCTGGCGGCCGCGCGGCCGGAGCTGCTGATCCCCGCCTACGGCGAGCGGTCGGCGATGCATCACTCCGATGCCGGCTACCGCGCGGTTCCCCAGGTCGACAAGCGCTGCCGGCGGGACGTCGACACGGCCGCCGACCTGGCAGAGGCGAGGGCCCTGGGGGTGGGACCGCACACGATCGCGGCCCTCGAGCAGATGACGTCTGCCATCCGTGAGGGCCGCGATCGCATGAGGATGCCGGCCGGCTGA
- a CDS encoding TIGR03557 family F420-dependent LLM class oxidoreductase: protein MSARVEVGYAAALEKYAPAEAVELAALAEQHGFVGTLATDHFQPWLPGQGQAPFVWSVLTALGERTSSNFGPGMAVPGYRYHPATLAQAAATLASMYEGRHWLGIGPGEALNEHVTASYWPEASDRINSMFEAIDLIKKLFAASIAGRDTRFAGTFHRMESTRLWTMPAVAPPVLVATSGPVTARRAGKIADGIVTVGTSYDRAATLLERFDLGVRESGRDPRAMLKVLHLNLSWAPTQEEAMAHAIEQWPLGAMAFPKGDIRSPQVFEQMARLVGPEGFDDRMLISSDVDAHRARVQKFADIGFDRIYLHNVGLNQRAFIQTFGAQVLPTIG, encoded by the coding sequence ATGAGTGCTCGAGTCGAGGTCGGCTACGCCGCTGCGCTGGAGAAGTACGCCCCTGCCGAGGCCGTCGAGCTCGCGGCCCTGGCCGAGCAGCACGGATTCGTCGGGACGCTGGCCACCGATCACTTCCAGCCATGGCTGCCCGGCCAGGGGCAGGCCCCGTTCGTCTGGAGCGTCCTGACGGCACTGGGGGAGCGGACGTCGTCCAACTTCGGGCCCGGCATGGCCGTGCCGGGCTACCGGTACCACCCGGCGACGCTGGCGCAGGCCGCCGCGACGCTGGCCTCGATGTACGAGGGGCGTCACTGGTTGGGCATCGGCCCGGGCGAGGCGCTCAACGAGCACGTGACGGCGAGCTACTGGCCCGAGGCCTCGGACCGCATCAACTCGATGTTCGAGGCCATCGACCTGATCAAGAAGCTGTTCGCGGCGTCCATCGCGGGGCGCGACACCCGGTTCGCCGGGACGTTCCACCGGATGGAGTCCACCCGGCTGTGGACGATGCCGGCCGTCGCGCCACCCGTCCTGGTCGCCACGAGCGGCCCGGTCACCGCGCGCCGGGCCGGCAAGATCGCCGACGGCATCGTCACGGTGGGGACGTCGTACGACCGGGCAGCGACGCTGCTGGAGCGCTTCGACCTGGGCGTTCGTGAGTCGGGTCGTGACCCGCGCGCGATGCTGAAGGTCCTGCACCTCAATCTCAGCTGGGCCCCGACCCAGGAGGAGGCCATGGCTCATGCGATCGAGCAGTGGCCGCTGGGCGCGATGGCCTTCCCGAAGGGCGACATCCGCAGTCCGCAGGTGTTCGAGCAGATGGCCCGGCTCGTCGGCCCCGAGGGCTTCGATGACCGGATGCTGATCAGCAGCGACGTCGACGCGCACCGGGCCCGGGTGCAGAAGTTCGCCGACATCGGCTTCGACCGCATCTACCTGCACAACGTCGGCCTGAACCAGCGCGCCTTCATCCAGACGTTCGGCGCTCAGGTCCTGCCCACCATCGGCTGA
- a CDS encoding cytochrome P450: MTSNTLQLDPSAPEFLQDPYPTLAALRETGPVLWHEPMGMWLATTHDSVSQVLRNRAFGRIWTDWEPTAEMEPFNALHRNQMMENEPPTHTRLRRLVAAAFGRGHVERMRPRIESLAAQMVDELGDSFDLLGDYAEPMPVYVIADMLGVPREDHARLRDWSQAIVHMYEPGVGAPTKAAAIEASTAFSDYVRDVVEQRRSSPGEDLITDLIQARDDGSKLSDDELVASVVLLLNAGHEASVNVFGNGFHALLEHPDQLARITSGEVPVETALEELIRYDAALQLFERTATADVEVSGQLIRTGEKIACLMGSANRDAAVFADADTFDVGRDPNPHVGFGMGLHFCLGAPLARLELQISIKTLLGRFPSLELAGEAPRRPTWVLRGYEKIDVKAAP, encoded by the coding sequence ATGACCAGCAACACCCTCCAGCTCGATCCCAGCGCGCCGGAGTTCCTGCAGGACCCCTATCCCACGCTGGCCGCGCTGCGCGAGACCGGTCCCGTGCTCTGGCACGAGCCGATGGGCATGTGGCTGGCCACGACGCACGACTCGGTCAGCCAGGTGCTGCGCAACCGGGCGTTCGGTCGGATCTGGACCGACTGGGAGCCCACGGCCGAGATGGAGCCGTTCAACGCGCTGCACCGCAACCAGATGATGGAGAACGAGCCGCCGACGCACACCCGCCTGCGGCGGCTCGTGGCTGCCGCCTTCGGGCGCGGCCACGTCGAGCGCATGCGGCCGCGCATCGAGTCGCTCGCCGCGCAGATGGTCGACGAGCTGGGCGACTCCTTCGACCTGCTCGGCGACTACGCCGAGCCCATGCCGGTGTACGTCATCGCCGACATGCTCGGCGTCCCGCGGGAGGACCACGCCCGCCTGCGCGACTGGTCGCAGGCCATCGTGCACATGTACGAGCCCGGTGTCGGCGCGCCGACCAAGGCTGCCGCGATCGAGGCCAGCACCGCCTTCTCCGACTACGTGCGCGATGTCGTGGAGCAGCGCCGGTCGTCGCCCGGGGAGGACCTGATCACCGATCTGATCCAGGCCCGCGACGACGGCTCGAAGCTCAGCGACGACGAGCTGGTCGCCTCGGTCGTCCTGCTGCTCAACGCGGGGCACGAGGCATCCGTCAACGTGTTCGGCAATGGCTTCCACGCGCTGCTGGAGCATCCCGACCAGCTCGCCCGGATCACGTCCGGCGAGGTGCCGGTGGAGACCGCGCTGGAGGAGCTCATCCGCTACGACGCGGCTCTGCAGCTGTTCGAGCGCACGGCGACCGCCGATGTCGAGGTGTCGGGCCAGCTGATCCGGACCGGCGAGAAGATCGCCTGCCTGATGGGCTCGGCCAACCGCGACGCCGCCGTGTTCGCCGATGCCGACACCTTCGACGTCGGCCGCGATCCCAACCCCCATGTCGGCTTCGGCATGGGCCTGCACTTCTGCCTGGGCGCGCCGCTGGCGCGCCTGGAGCTGCAGATCAGCATCAAGACCCTGCTCGGCCGGTTCCCCTCGCTGGAGCTGGCGGGGGAGGCGCCGCGCCGCCCGACCTGGGTGCTGCGCGGCTACGAGAAGATCGACGTGAAAGCTGCACCATGA
- a CDS encoding bifunctional FO biosynthesis protein CofGH has product MTQAIPSPERPNDRQVARAVTRAEAGKSLDATETQALLCARGEHLDRLMAVAGRVRDAGLEAAGRPGVVTYSKKVFIPLTRLCRDRCHYCTFVTTPTLLAKDEKAPFLSADEVLAIAREGAAMGCKEALFTLGDRPEDRWPEAKQWLEEAGYDSTLEYVRAMSIRVLEETGLLPHLNPGVMSWAEMSRLKPVAPSMGMMLETTSRRLYETKGEAHYKSPDKDPAVRLQVLEDAGRLNVPFTTGLLIGIGEDLAERAEGIFELRRIAKQYGSIQEVIVQNFRAKPDTAMRHDDDLALDEYLAAIATTRVLLGPAMRIQAPPNLVDLTECRALLDAGVDDFGGVSPLTPDHVNPERPWPQIDKLTALTADAGFVLRERLTAHPQYLDVPWLDPRLRSHVDALRGPDGLARAEAMPVGLPWQEPDGGFDVTSGRSDLHTAVDTEGRTSDRRSDFEDVYGDWGVLRDKVARDAVPERLSSDVTAALRAAERDPSGLSTEHATTLMTAEEGPALDAVTALADQLRRDAVGDEVTYIVNRNINFTNICYTGCRFCAFAQRKTDVDAYTLSLDEIATRARIAVSVGATEVCMQGGIDPEMPGTAYFDIARAVKDAEPSLHVHAYSPMEVMNGVSRTGLSIAEFLAAAKEAGVDSLPGTAAEILDDDVRWVLTKGKLPTAQWIEVVRTAHAVGLPTTSTMMYGHVDHPGHWVKHLQVLADIQRDTGGFTEFVPLPFVHQSSPIYLAGVARPGPSVRDNRAVHAMARIMLHGLIPNIQTSWVKLGPQQLTQVLNGGVNDLGGTLMEETISRMAGSTNGSRKEREELEAMAHAAGRPARQRTTTYGHIRSQEGIAS; this is encoded by the coding sequence ATGACGCAGGCGATCCCGAGCCCGGAGCGACCCAACGACCGCCAGGTGGCGCGCGCGGTGACCCGTGCCGAGGCCGGCAAGAGCCTCGACGCCACCGAGACCCAGGCGCTGCTGTGCGCCCGCGGCGAGCACCTCGACCGGCTGATGGCCGTGGCCGGGCGCGTCCGCGACGCGGGGCTGGAGGCCGCCGGGCGTCCGGGCGTGGTCACGTACTCCAAGAAGGTCTTCATCCCGTTGACCCGGCTGTGCCGCGACCGGTGCCACTACTGCACGTTCGTCACGACGCCGACGCTGCTGGCCAAGGACGAGAAGGCACCGTTCCTGAGTGCCGACGAGGTGCTGGCGATCGCCCGCGAGGGTGCCGCCATGGGCTGCAAGGAGGCGCTGTTCACGCTGGGTGACCGTCCCGAGGACCGCTGGCCCGAGGCCAAGCAGTGGCTCGAGGAGGCCGGTTACGACTCGACGCTGGAGTACGTGCGGGCGATGAGCATCCGGGTGCTGGAGGAGACCGGGCTGCTGCCGCACCTCAACCCGGGCGTCATGTCGTGGGCCGAGATGAGCCGGTTGAAGCCGGTGGCGCCGTCGATGGGCATGATGCTGGAGACGACGAGCCGCCGCCTGTACGAGACCAAGGGCGAGGCGCACTACAAGTCCCCCGACAAGGACCCGGCCGTGCGGCTGCAGGTGCTGGAGGACGCCGGACGCCTCAACGTCCCGTTCACGACCGGGCTGCTGATCGGCATCGGCGAGGATCTCGCGGAGCGCGCCGAGGGCATCTTCGAGCTGCGCCGGATCGCCAAGCAGTACGGGTCGATCCAGGAAGTCATCGTGCAGAACTTCCGGGCCAAGCCCGACACCGCGATGCGCCACGACGACGACCTCGCGCTGGACGAGTACCTGGCGGCGATCGCCACGACCCGCGTCCTGCTGGGTCCGGCGATGCGGATCCAGGCGCCGCCGAACCTGGTCGACCTGACCGAGTGCCGGGCGCTGCTGGACGCCGGTGTGGACGACTTCGGCGGGGTGTCGCCGTTGACCCCCGATCACGTCAATCCCGAGCGTCCCTGGCCGCAGATCGACAAGCTGACGGCGCTGACCGCGGACGCCGGATTCGTCCTGCGCGAGCGACTCACGGCGCACCCGCAGTATCTCGACGTCCCGTGGCTCGACCCGCGGCTGCGCTCGCACGTGGACGCGCTGCGCGGACCGGACGGCCTGGCGCGGGCCGAGGCGATGCCGGTGGGCCTGCCCTGGCAGGAGCCCGACGGCGGCTTCGACGTCACCAGCGGCCGCTCCGACCTGCACACCGCGGTCGACACGGAGGGCCGCACCAGTGACCGGCGCAGCGACTTCGAGGACGTGTACGGCGACTGGGGCGTGCTGCGCGACAAGGTCGCCCGTGACGCCGTGCCCGAGCGGCTCAGCAGCGACGTCACCGCGGCGCTGCGGGCGGCCGAGCGCGACCCGTCGGGCCTGAGCACCGAGCACGCGACGACGCTGATGACCGCCGAGGAGGGGCCGGCGCTGGATGCCGTGACCGCACTGGCCGATCAGCTGCGCCGTGACGCGGTCGGCGACGAGGTCACCTACATCGTCAACCGCAACATCAACTTCACCAACATCTGTTACACCGGCTGCCGGTTCTGCGCCTTCGCGCAGCGCAAGACCGATGTCGACGCGTACACGTTGAGCCTGGACGAGATCGCGACCCGAGCGCGCATCGCGGTCTCCGTCGGCGCGACCGAGGTCTGCATGCAGGGCGGCATCGACCCGGAGATGCCCGGCACGGCGTACTTCGACATCGCCCGGGCCGTGAAGGATGCCGAGCCGTCCCTGCACGTGCACGCCTACTCCCCGATGGAGGTCATGAACGGCGTGTCCCGCACGGGCCTGTCGATCGCGGAGTTCCTGGCCGCGGCCAAGGAGGCCGGCGTCGACTCCCTGCCGGGCACCGCCGCGGAGATCCTGGACGATGACGTGCGGTGGGTGCTGACGAAGGGCAAGCTGCCCACCGCGCAGTGGATCGAGGTCGTGCGCACCGCGCACGCGGTCGGCCTGCCCACGACGTCCACGATGATGTACGGCCACGTCGACCACCCGGGGCACTGGGTCAAGCACCTGCAGGTGCTGGCCGACATCCAGCGCGACACCGGCGGGTTCACGGAGTTCGTGCCGTTGCCGTTCGTGCACCAGTCGTCGCCGATCTACCTGGCCGGTGTCGCCCGCCCCGGGCCGTCGGTCCGCGACAACCGGGCGGTGCACGCGATGGCCCGGATCATGCTGCACGGGCTGATCCCGAACATCCAGACGTCCTGGGTCAAGCTCGGACCGCAGCAGCTGACCCAGGTGCTGAACGGCGGCGTCAACGACCTCGGCGGCACCCTGATGGAGGAGACCATCAGCCGGATGGCCGGCTCCACCAACGGATCGCGCAAGGAGCGCGAGGAGCTGGAGGCCATGGCGCACGCGGCCGGACGTCCGGCCCGCCAGCGCACCACGACATACGGGCACATCCGGTCCCAGGAGGGGATCGCGTCATGA
- a CDS encoding thymidine phosphorylase, whose product MTELFDAVEVIATKRDKHELTDPQIDWVVDAFTRGVVADEQMSALAMAILINGMNRREISRWTHAMIDSGERMDFSSLSWATADKHSTGGVGDKITLPLAPLVAACGVAVPQLSGRGLGHTGGTLDKLEAIPGWRANLTNEEMLAQLEDIGAVICAAGAGLAPADKKLYALRDVTGTVEAIPLIASSIMSKKIAEGTGALVLDVKAGSGAFMKELDQARELAETMVALGTDAGVKTVALLTDMSTPLGRTAGNACEVAESVEVLAGGGPADVVELTVALAREMLAAAGKDDKDPAEVLASGAAMDVWRRMISAQGGDPDAPLPVARETHVVTAPASGTLSRLDALSVGVAAWRLGAGRSRPGEQVQLAAGVVMHAKPGDAVVAGQPLMTLHTDTPERFERAVAALEGSYDVGHAPFDAPSVVIDRIG is encoded by the coding sequence ATGACTGAGTTGTTCGACGCCGTAGAGGTCATCGCCACCAAGCGGGACAAGCACGAGCTGACCGATCCGCAGATCGACTGGGTCGTCGACGCGTTCACCCGAGGGGTCGTCGCCGACGAGCAGATGTCGGCGCTCGCGATGGCGATCCTGATCAACGGCATGAACCGCCGCGAGATCTCCCGCTGGACCCACGCGATGATCGACAGCGGTGAGCGGATGGACTTCTCGTCACTGTCGTGGGCGACGGCCGACAAGCACTCCACCGGGGGAGTGGGCGACAAGATCACCCTGCCGCTGGCGCCCCTCGTCGCGGCCTGCGGCGTCGCGGTGCCGCAGCTGTCCGGACGCGGCCTCGGGCACACCGGCGGCACGCTGGACAAGCTCGAGGCCATCCCCGGCTGGCGGGCGAACCTGACGAACGAGGAGATGCTCGCGCAGCTCGAGGACATCGGCGCGGTCATCTGCGCTGCTGGCGCCGGGCTCGCGCCGGCCGACAAGAAGCTGTACGCGCTGCGCGACGTCACCGGCACGGTCGAGGCGATCCCGCTGATCGCCAGCTCGATCATGAGCAAGAAGATCGCCGAGGGGACCGGGGCGCTCGTGCTCGACGTCAAGGCCGGCTCGGGCGCGTTCATGAAGGAGCTCGACCAGGCCCGGGAGCTCGCCGAGACGATGGTGGCCCTGGGCACGGATGCCGGGGTCAAGACCGTCGCGCTGCTGACCGACATGTCGACGCCGCTGGGCCGGACCGCGGGCAATGCCTGCGAGGTCGCCGAGTCGGTCGAGGTGCTGGCCGGTGGCGGACCCGCGGACGTCGTCGAGCTGACCGTGGCGCTCGCGCGCGAGATGCTGGCGGCCGCCGGCAAGGACGACAAGGACCCCGCGGAGGTCCTGGCCTCCGGCGCCGCGATGGACGTGTGGCGGCGGATGATCTCGGCGCAGGGTGGCGACCCCGACGCACCCCTGCCGGTCGCCCGCGAGACGCACGTCGTCACGGCGCCCGCGTCGGGCACGCTGTCGCGCCTGGACGCGCTGAGCGTCGGCGTGGCCGCATGGCGCCTGGGCGCGGGACGCTCGCGCCCCGGTGAGCAGGTGCAGCTCGCTGCCGGCGTGGTGATGCACGCCAAGCCGGGCGATGCGGTCGTCGCCGGTCAGCCCCTGATGACGCTGCACACCGACACGCCCGAGCGGTTCGAGCGGGCCGTCGCCGCCCTCGAGGGATCGTATGACGTGGGTCACGCTCCGTTCGACGCGCCTTCGGTGGTCATCGACCGTATTGGCTAG
- a CDS encoding MaoC family dehydratase, producing the protein MRILNDSREIADAAGQELGVSEWVAITQDRIDMFADATGDRQWIHVDPERAAGGPFGATVAHGYLTLSMLPFLGAQVFAFAGDVARVNYGLNKVRFVAPVRVNSKVRNRVEMLEVVDIEKGQQVTMQHTIEIKGHDKPACVAETVTLLMGP; encoded by the coding sequence ATGCGCATCCTGAACGACAGCAGAGAGATCGCCGACGCGGCAGGCCAGGAGCTCGGTGTCAGCGAGTGGGTCGCCATCACCCAGGACCGGATCGACATGTTCGCCGACGCCACGGGGGACCGCCAGTGGATCCACGTCGACCCGGAGCGGGCCGCCGGTGGTCCCTTCGGCGCGACGGTGGCCCACGGCTACCTCACGCTCTCGATGCTCCCGTTCCTGGGCGCCCAGGTGTTCGCCTTCGCCGGTGACGTCGCCCGGGTCAACTACGGCCTGAACAAGGTGCGGTTCGTGGCGCCGGTGCGGGTCAATTCCAAGGTGCGCAACCGGGTCGAGATGCTCGAGGTCGTCGACATCGAGAAGGGCCAGCAGGTCACGATGCAGCACACCATCGAGATCAAGGGGCACGACAAGCCGGCCTGCGTCGCGGAGACTGTCACCCTCTTGATGGGCCCATGA
- a CDS encoding adenosine deaminase, whose protein sequence is MTATPEQIKKAPKVALHEHLDGGVRPATVAEIADEIGHDLPAEGAEALGAWFEEASSSGSLERYLETFVHTVAVMQRPEDLARVAREAVLDLADDGVVYAELRWAPEQHLSAGLSLRETVDAVQAGIQEGKQIAALEGQSIEIGQLLTAMRHADRGLEIAELVVEYRDRGVAGFDIAGAEDGFPPILHLEAFEYLRRENAHFTIHAGEAFGLPSIWQAIQRCGAERLGHGVRIVDDIDFSDPDSPILGGLAAYIRDRRIPLEMCPSSNLQTHAVPGMTSIADHPIGLLKDLGFRVTVNCDNRLMSGTSMSREFQLLVDAFDYDLDDLRWFTVNAMKSAFLPFDERLVLINEVIKPAYAAL, encoded by the coding sequence GTGACTGCTACCCCTGAACAGATCAAGAAGGCCCCCAAGGTCGCCCTCCACGAGCACCTCGACGGCGGCGTCCGTCCTGCCACCGTGGCCGAGATCGCCGATGAGATCGGCCACGACCTGCCCGCCGAGGGTGCCGAGGCGCTCGGCGCCTGGTTCGAGGAGGCGTCCAGCTCCGGATCGCTCGAGCGCTACCTCGAGACCTTCGTCCACACCGTTGCGGTCATGCAGCGTCCCGAGGACCTGGCGCGGGTCGCTCGTGAGGCCGTGCTCGACCTGGCCGACGACGGCGTCGTCTACGCCGAGCTGCGGTGGGCGCCCGAGCAGCACCTCTCCGCCGGGCTGAGCCTGCGCGAGACGGTGGACGCGGTGCAGGCCGGCATCCAGGAGGGCAAGCAGATCGCCGCCCTGGAGGGGCAGAGCATCGAGATCGGCCAGCTGCTGACCGCGATGCGGCACGCCGACCGCGGTCTGGAGATCGCCGAGCTGGTCGTGGAGTACCGCGACCGCGGCGTCGCCGGCTTCGACATCGCCGGCGCCGAGGACGGCTTCCCGCCGATCCTGCACCTGGAGGCCTTCGAGTACCTGCGGCGCGAGAACGCGCACTTCACGATCCACGCCGGCGAGGCGTTCGGGCTGCCCTCGATCTGGCAGGCCATCCAGCGCTGCGGCGCGGAGCGCCTCGGCCACGGCGTGCGCATCGTCGACGACATCGACTTCAGCGATCCGGACAGCCCGATCCTGGGCGGCCTGGCCGCGTACATCCGCGACCGCCGCATCCCACTGGAGATGTGCCCCTCGTCGAACCTGCAGACCCACGCCGTGCCCGGCATGACGTCGATCGCCGACCACCCGATCGGCCTGCTCAAGGACCTCGGCTTCCGCGTCACCGTCAACTGCGACAACCGGCTCATGAGCGGCACCTCGATGTCGCGGGAGTTCCAGCTGCTGGTCGACGCCTTCGACTACGACCTGGACGATCTGCGCTGGTTCACCGTCAACGCCATGAAGAGCGCCTTCCTGCCCTTCGACGAGCGGCTGGTGCTGATCAACGAGGTCATCAAGCCGGCGTACGCCGCGCTGTAG
- the lon gene encoding endopeptidase La, with protein sequence MTELQQFPVLALEDVVVLPGMVVPIELDDAARAAVDAARTSNDDRLLVAPRLEDRYATHGVIATIQQVGRLPGGGPGAVLRAEQRAHIQGGVTGPGAALWVEAQLIEDAEPSEAVLDLARDYKSLLVTILQKRNAWQVIDGIQRLTDPSALADTAGYASYLENEQKRQLLETEDVGQRLTLLIGWAREHLAEAEVNEKISESVQESIDKNQREFVLRQQLAAIRKELGDDEPEDTKDYRERVEEADLPDDVRKAALREVGKLERGSDQNPENGYIRTWLDTVLELPWGVKTDDSTDIAAARAVLDADHHGLDDVKDRIVEYLAVRARRNDRGLEVVGGRGSGAVMALVGPPGVGKTSLGESVARALGRTFVRVALGGVRDEAEIRGHRRTYVGALPGRLVRAIGEAGSMNPVVLLDEIDKVGADYRGDPSAALLEVLDPAQNHTFRDHYLDLDLDLSDVLFLATANVIEQIPEALLDRMELVQLDGYTEDDKIAIARQYLAPRQLERAALSDDEVTVTDEALRQIAASYTREAGVRQMERLLAKVFRKVATKLTDPDTEQPVVVDESTLVDYVGRPRFVPEVAERTAVPGVSTGLAVTGLGGDVLFIEASAFDGERNLAITGQLGDVMKESAHIALTYVRSHAQELGIDPATLERSIHLHVPAGAVPKDGPSAGVTMVTALTSLALGRNVRADVGMTGEVTLNGRVLPIGGVKQKLMAAQRAGLKTVFIPARNEVDLADVPDEVLAELDVRPVADVAEILAHALEPASGTVSTVAA encoded by the coding sequence ATGACCGAACTGCAGCAGTTCCCCGTTCTGGCCCTCGAGGACGTCGTCGTCCTCCCCGGCATGGTCGTCCCGATCGAGCTGGACGATGCGGCCCGCGCGGCCGTCGACGCGGCTCGCACCAGCAATGACGACCGACTCCTCGTGGCTCCCCGCCTCGAGGACCGCTACGCCACCCACGGCGTCATCGCCACGATCCAGCAGGTCGGCCGGCTCCCCGGCGGTGGGCCCGGCGCCGTCCTGCGCGCCGAGCAGCGCGCCCACATCCAAGGCGGGGTGACCGGCCCCGGCGCCGCCCTGTGGGTCGAGGCCCAGCTGATCGAGGACGCCGAGCCGTCCGAGGCCGTCCTCGACCTGGCCCGCGACTACAAGAGCCTGCTCGTCACGATCCTGCAGAAGCGCAACGCCTGGCAGGTCATCGACGGCATCCAGCGCCTCACGGACCCCAGCGCGCTGGCGGACACGGCCGGCTACGCCTCGTACCTCGAGAACGAGCAGAAGCGCCAGCTGCTGGAGACCGAGGACGTCGGGCAGCGCCTGACGTTGCTGATCGGCTGGGCACGCGAGCACCTGGCCGAGGCCGAGGTCAACGAGAAGATCTCCGAGTCCGTCCAGGAGAGCATCGACAAGAACCAGCGCGAGTTCGTCCTGCGCCAGCAGCTCGCCGCGATCCGCAAGGAGCTCGGCGACGACGAGCCGGAGGACACCAAGGACTACCGCGAGCGCGTCGAGGAGGCTGATCTTCCCGACGACGTCCGCAAGGCGGCGCTGCGCGAGGTCGGCAAGCTCGAGCGCGGCAGCGACCAGAACCCGGAGAACGGATACATCCGCACCTGGCTGGACACCGTCCTCGAGCTGCCGTGGGGCGTCAAGACCGATGACAGCACCGACATCGCCGCGGCCCGCGCCGTGCTCGACGCCGACCACCACGGCCTCGACGACGTCAAGGACCGCATCGTGGAGTACCTGGCCGTCCGGGCGCGTCGCAACGACCGCGGCCTGGAGGTCGTCGGCGGACGCGGATCGGGTGCCGTCATGGCACTCGTGGGCCCTCCCGGCGTCGGCAAGACCTCGCTGGGCGAGAGCGTCGCGCGCGCCCTGGGGCGCACGTTCGTCCGCGTCGCCCTCGGCGGCGTGCGGGACGAGGCGGAGATCCGCGGCCACCGGCGCACCTACGTCGGCGCGCTCCCCGGCCGTCTGGTCCGGGCCATCGGCGAGGCCGGCTCGATGAACCCGGTCGTGCTGCTCGACGAGATCGACAAGGTCGGCGCCGACTACCGCGGCGACCCGTCGGCGGCGCTGCTCGAGGTGCTCGACCCGGCGCAGAACCACACCTTCCGCGACCACTACCTGGACCTCGACCTCGACCTGTCGGACGTCCTGTTCCTGGCGACGGCCAACGTCATCGAGCAGATCCCCGAGGCGCTGCTGGACCGCATGGAGCTGGTGCAGCTCGACGGCTACACCGAGGACGACAAGATCGCGATCGCCCGGCAGTACCTGGCACCCCGCCAGCTGGAGCGGGCGGCCCTGAGCGATGACGAGGTCACCGTCACCGACGAGGCGCTGCGGCAGATCGCCGCGTCGTACACCCGCGAGGCGGGCGTCCGGCAGATGGAGCGGCTGCTGGCCAAGGTGTTCCGCAAGGTCGCGACCAAGCTGACCGATCCGGACACCGAGCAGCCGGTCGTCGTGGACGAGTCGACGCTCGTCGACTACGTCGGACGGCCGCGCTTCGTCCCCGAGGTGGCCGAGCGCACCGCGGTGCCAGGTGTCTCGACCGGGCTCGCGGTCACGGGCCTGGGCGGTGACGTGCTGTTCATCGAGGCCAGCGCCTTCGACGGCGAGCGCAACCTGGCCATCACCGGCCAGCTCGGCGACGTCATGAAGGAGTCGGCGCACATCGCGCTGACGTACGTGCGGTCGCACGCCCAGGAGCTCGGGATCGACCCGGCGACGCTGGAGCGCTCGATCCACCTGCACGTGCCCGCAGGAGCGGTGCCCAAGGACGGACCGTCCGCGGGCGTCACGATGGTCACGGCGCTGACGTCGCTCGCGCTGGGCCGCAATGTCCGCGCCGATGTGGGCATGACCGGCGAGGTCACCCTCAACGGCCGGGTCCTGCCGATCGGCGGCGTCAAGCAGAAGCTCATGGCGGCGCAGCGCGCCGGGCTGAAGACCGTCTTCATCCCGGCCCGCAACGAGGTCGACCTGGCCGATGTGCCGGACGAGGTGCTGGCCGAGCTGGACGTGCGTCCGGTCGCGGACGTCGCCGAGATCCTGGCCCACGCGCTCGAGCCGGCGTCCGGGACGGTCTCCACCGTCGCGGCCTGA